One stretch of Eretmochelys imbricata isolate rEreImb1 chromosome 1, rEreImb1.hap1, whole genome shotgun sequence DNA includes these proteins:
- the GPR34 gene encoding putative G-protein coupled receptor 34, with protein MDATSTELPNSSPYKEVFWSYRTELNRNFSSETLNATVCSMEEGSLSLVFIIFYSIIFVIGLVGNIIALFAFLCINHKRNSIQIYLLNVAIADLLLIFCLPFRILYHINKDTWMLGLIFCKIVGTLFYMNMYISIILLGLISMDRYVKINKSIRRPKMLTATRSRYICCILWTIAVIGLIIIVAQSAKREEYNSTMCFHYRDKQNAKMEAILNYILVIVFWIVFFLLILSYVKIAKNLLKISKKRADFPNAGKYSTTARNSFIVLIIFTLCFVPYHIFRFVYITSQLQHTSCYWKEIIHKCNEIMLVFSAFNSCLDPVMYFLMSSSVRKTVCQLICRRLHGDSSVSDSISEMKPGQSRHDTATTIIPHSSFLKKNSLI; from the coding sequence ATGGACGCAACTTCAACTGAGCTCCCGAACTCTTCTCCATACAAGGAAGTCTTCTGGAGTTACCGAACTGAGCTAAACAGAAACTTCTCTTCAGAAACCCTAAATGCTACTGTCTGTTCCATGGAAGAAGGCTCATTGTCTCTTGTTTTCATCATTTTTTACTCCATTATTTTTGTCATTGGATTGGTTGGCAATATTATagccttgtttgcttttttgtgcaTTAATCACAAAAGAAATTCTATCCAGATTTACCTGCTTAATGTAGCCATTGCAGACCTTCTACTGATCTTCTGCCTCCCCTTCCGTATACTATATCATATTAACAAAGACACATGGATGTTGGGATTGATTTTCTGCAAGATTGTTGGAACCCTATTTTATATGAACATGTACATTAGCATCATACTGCTGGGATTAATTAGCATGGATCGTTATGTAAAAATTAACAAGTCTATACGACGTCCAAAAATGTTAACAGCTACACGAAGCAGATATATCTGTTGCATATTGTGGACAATTGCAGTAATAGGACTCATAATTATAGTTGCTCAGTCTGCTAAGAGGGAAGAATACAATTCGACCATGTGCTTCCATTACAGAGATAAACAGAATGCAAAAATGGAAGCAATTTTAAACTATATTCTTGTTATAGTCTTTTGGATAGTTTTCTTTCTACTAATACTTTCATATGTTAAAATTGCGAAGAACCTTCTGAAAATTTCCAAGAAAAGAGCAGATTTTCCCAATGCCGGAAAGTACAGCACCACTGCAAGGAATTCCTTCATTGTACTTATTATTTTCACCCTGTGTTTTGTTCCATATCACATATTCCGATTTGTCTACATTACATCACAATTACAACACACATCTTGTTACTGGAAGGAGATAATTCACAAATGCAATGAGATTATGCTTGTATTTTCAGCTTTCAACAGCTGTTTAGATCCAGTTATgtatttcctaatgtccagcaGTGTTCGTAAGACTGTATGCCAACTTATTTGTAGAAGACTTCATGGGGACTCAAGTGTGAGCGACAGTATTTCAGAAATGAAACCTGGGCAATCTCGTCATGATACTGCGACTACCATTATCCCCCACTCaagctttttaaagaaaaattcccTCATCTGA